GCCGGAGCCGTGATCGAGCTCACCGGTGTCGGCCGGCGCTTCCGCGTCGGCGACCAGTTCGTCGACGCCCTCAAGGAGGTCGACCTGACGATCGCCTCCGGCGAGTACGTGTCGGTGATGGGGCCGTCCGGCTCCGGCAAGTCGACTCTCCTGCACATCCTCGGCCTGCTCGACCGCCCCACTTCGGGCCGGTACCGGCTGGGCGGCCGCGACGTGGGCAGTCTGGGCGAAGCCGAGCAGGCGCGGGTGCGGCGGGAGCGGGTGGGGTTCGTGTTCCAGTTCTTCCACCTCGTCCCGCGGATGACGGCGGCCCAGAACGTCGAGCTGCCGCTGCTTCTGGCCGGTGTCCCGGCCGCCGAGCGGAGGCGGCGCGTGGAGCGGGCGATCGAGGCGTTCGGACTCGCCGACCGCGCGAACCACCGCCCCGATCAGCTCTCCGGGGGGCAGCGGCAGCGGGTGGCCATCGCGCGCGCCACCGTGATGGAACCGGAGCTGCTCCTCGCCGACGAGCCCACGGGCAACCTCGACCGCGCCTCCGGATTCGAGGTGCTCGAGTTGCTCGAGGAGCTCAACGCGCGCGGCATCACGCTGGTGGTGGTGACCCACGACCCGGAGATCGGCGGGCGTGCCCGCCGCTGCATCCGCCTGATGGACGGCCGGATCGTCGAGGACCGGCCGAGGGAGACGGCCGAGTGACGGCGGCGGACCTGGCGCGGTTCACGCTCGGCAGCCTCGGGGGGGCGCGCCTCCGGTCCGGCCTCACCCTGCTCGCGATGGCGATCGGCGTGGCCTCGGTGGTGGTCCTCACCGGCCTGGGGGAGGCGGCGCGGCGCTACGTCACCGGGCAGTTCGCCGCGCTGGGCACGCACCTGCTGATCGTCCTGCCGGGGCGTTCGGAGACGACCGGCGGCCCGCCGCCGATCCTCGGGGAGGTGCCGCGCGACCTGACGATCGACGACGCGCTCGCCCTGCTGCGCTCGCGGGCCGTCCGGCGCGTCGCGCCGATCGCCGTCGGCGCGGC
Above is a window of Acidobacteriota bacterium DNA encoding:
- a CDS encoding ABC transporter ATP-binding protein, which translates into the protein MIELTGVGRRFRVGDQFVDALKEVDLTIASGEYVSVMGPSGSGKSTLLHILGLLDRPTSGRYRLGGRDVGSLGEAEQARVRRERVGFVFQFFHLVPRMTAAQNVELPLLLAGVPAAERRRRVERAIEAFGLADRANHRPDQLSGGQRQRVAIARATVMEPELLLADEPTGNLDRASGFEVLELLEELNARGITLVVVTHDPEIGGRARRCIRLMDGRIVEDRPRETAE